In Anopheles gambiae chromosome 2, idAnoGambNW_F1_1, whole genome shotgun sequence, a single window of DNA contains:
- the LOC1269564 gene encoding 27 kDa hemolymph protein, with the protein MLGVKVSCLLLLAMIAGTTVADVSNAIDVDAIRERLPANLPLPSMEEVERMLRDKCNTAGAPTDAYDNAKDAAKTFFECGQSLIDIGQFQQEVEAAKPTGDLDTVFNKYCRKRSTLIECVNTFANAVDPCLEAEEKVFKTSGLDIFKNLLNFVCHKDGDQIALFIAEKGPECFQEQKNDLIACVNETFSGYVPETSLTTIPRLVIGPKQCEDFTKLQNCMVRELEQCDESTPANLVESLFRYVRKGSPCANNAGR; encoded by the exons ATGTTGGGCGTCAAAGTGTCGTGTCTTCTTTTGCTAGCGATGATCG ctGGCACAACGGTGGCCGATGTGTCGAACGCTATCGATGTCGACGCGATCCGAGAACGTCTGCCAGCGAATCTGCCGCTTCCCTCGATGGAGGAGGTCGAGCGGATGCTGCGCGACAAGTGCAACACTGCCGGAGCACCGACCGATGCGTACGACAATGCGAAGGATGCGGCCAAGACGTTCTTCGAGTGTGGCCAGAGCCTGATCGACATTGGCCAGTTCCAGCAGGAGGTGGAGGCAGCCAAACCGACCGGTGATTTGGACACCGTCTTCAACAAGTACTGCCGCAAGCGGTCCACACTGATCGAGTGCGTAAACACGTTCGCGAACGCGGTCGATCCGTGCCTGGAGGCGGAGGAGAAGGTGTTCAAAACGTCCGGGCTGGACATCTTCAAGAATTTGCTCAACTTTGTGTGCCACAAGGACGGCGATCAGATTGCAC TGTTTATCGCCGAAAAGGGACCGGAATGTTTCCAGGAGCAGAAGAACGATCTGATTGCTTGCGTGAATGAAACGTTCAGTGGATACGTACCGGAGACAAGCCTTACAACCATCCCCAGGCTGGTGATCGGACCGAAGCAGTGCGA GGACTTTACCAAGCTGCAAAACTGCATGGTTCGAGAGCTGGAGCAGTGCGACGAATCGACGCCGGCCAATCTGGTGGAATCGTTGTTCCGATACGTCCGGAAGGGATCGCCATGTGCG AACAATGCGGGCCGCTAA
- the LOC1269563 gene encoding coiled-coil domain-containing protein 34, which translates to MNGAGATSLELHSESALKMDASFEEIIGQKAIQVSAEWDSEDSDTADETNDASEYEDVDYESKLANVFSNMSLATSQSKLSMYSTESNEASAETHGQDAERTLVQSDTEEEEDPDERYDEGNGSGSTSDSSNTLDAGSEEEEEEEEHEKQPIFTDRGGGDADLNLDSDPSSQIIKVNIAHKKRVSDPEAYKNWLKAKNEEIRKNREKELLAKQELQRQKEQEEEKRKEESKKKIKEWMERKKQDSTKKATNPKAAKERQHSQSSSSEHLYCDPDAKFKSWLLNVRKREEEKRLRAQTVKQLEKKIQDEKKKISGEIYQEWLKSAKHKPKPVPLNQGPHTLRGTVSQIFINPQPWKSNVEE; encoded by the exons ATGAACGGTGCAGGAGCAACTAGCCTGGAATTACATTCGGAGAGTGCCTTAAAAATGGATGCTAGTTTTGAGGAAATTATAGG GCAAAAGGCAATCCAAGTTTCGGCGGAATGGGATTCTGAAGATAGCGACACAGCGGATGAAACTAACGATGCTTCTGAGTATGAAGATGTCGATTACGAATCGAAACTAGCGAACGTTTTCTCGAACATGTCACTCGCAACATCTCAGTCGAAACTATCGATGTACTCTACGGAAAGTAACGAAGCGTCGGCCGAAACTCACGGACAAGATGCCGAGCGTACCCTGGTGCAGAGTGACAccgaggaagaagaagatcccGATGAACGTTACGATGAAGGGAATGGTTCCGGTAGCACAAGCGATTCTAGCAATACGCTCGATGCGGGTagcgaagaggaggaggaggaggaggagcacgAGAAACAACCCATTTTTACCGATCGTGGTGGCGGTGACGCAGATTTGAACTTG GATAGTGATCCCAGTAGTCAGATCATTAAAGTAAACATTGCACACAAGAAGCGCGTTAGTGACCCGGAAGCGTACAAGAATTGGCTCAAGGCTAAAAA CGAAGAGATACGGAAAAATCGCGAAAAGGAGCTGCTTGCCAAACAGGAACTTCAACGCCAAAAAGAACAAGAGGAAGAAAAGCGCAaagaggaaagcaaaaagaagatCAAAGAGTGGATGGAGCGCAAGAAACAGGACAGCACTAAGAAGGCCACGAACCCGAAAGCTGCGAAAGAACGGCAGCATTCCCAGAGTTCCTCTTCGGAGCATCTGTACTGTGATCCTGACGCTAAGTTCAAGAGCTGGCTATTAAATGTCCGAAAACGGGAGGAAG AGAAAAGGCTACGGGCGCAGACGGTAAAGCAGCTCGAGAAAAAGATCCAGgacgagaagaagaaaatatctGGCGAAATTTACCAGGAATGGTTAAAGAGTGCCAAACACAAGCCAAAACCGGTGCCACTGAACCAGGGACCACACACACTGCGGGGTACGGTGTCGCAGATTTTTATCAACCCTCAACCATGGAAAAGTAATGTCGAAGAGTAA